A region of the Octopus bimaculoides isolate UCB-OBI-ISO-001 chromosome 15, ASM119413v2, whole genome shotgun sequence genome:
acacagcatcatcatcatcatcatcatcatatgtctgttttccatactggcatgggttggacggtttgacaggtgctggagagctgcaccaggctccagctgtctgttttggcttggtttctatggctggatgccctccttaCAAAGTTTTATAATGTCCAAGGagcatttttcttctctttttaaaacGCACCAAAAGAAACAAGTTTTAGAATGAAACAACCCAGTGAGGTTTTGGATGAGGAAATCTCTACATTGTTgcttgacattttaaaaatagcagccagttcTCTCTCAGATCACACCTTACCATACCAAAAATAAAAGGGAAGGAAGCAAAGAATAATGTCgttttagataaaataaaacaggatAGCTGTGGATGGAACCACTTTAATCACATATTTATTCAATCAAAACTAACTGATGCTTagcaacaacattgacaacagcaacaattttagAAAGAAGATATCCAAAGATATATTCTTATCAAAGTTTTCCTGTAGACCTAGGTTAAATATGGATTTTCAAATTCAGATATTCTCAAAGATGGATTCTATTGAAGTTATCTTCACACTTCTAAATCctcatcatttcatgtccactttcccatgcttggatgggttggatggttcaacaagaCCCAACAGGTCTGAGGATTATACTTTGTTCCAGTGTCTCAGAGAAGTGTATAGCTTAGTAAGAGGAGGAGGGGCAGCTCCAACCCCCAACGaagacttttatttatgcaagaccTCAGAGACTAgtaacaggaagagagagaagggaggaagaAACCTATGAGTCTTGAGATAGGAGATCTAATCTGTGTGTTTGCAACTTCTCAAAAGCTGCAGATGGAAGGCCTTTGGTCATAGGATTACACAATGACATGgtggctaagcaacaacaacaacacacacacacatgcacttataaatGTGAGACCTATGCAAGAACTTATTTACAGATCTTAAACAAGACTCGAGTGAATCTCTTTGTAAATAACATCTCATTATTTAAGTTAAATCATAAGTGTCAAATAGAAAAATCTCATTGCTCATTTACCATTTCTTCTTATTCCAGATCAGTACAAGTAATCTACAAGACCAGCGACGGGGATCTCTCTCCAGTTCTGCTACTAGTCTTCCTGGAAATGTCACCGAAGCccatttgaaatatgaaaatgatagGTTAAAGTTGGCATTAGCCCAAAGGTAAGTTTTGTATGGAAGTTGTTATCATTAAGCATGCATGTAAGGTGGTAAGCaggtagagtcgttagcataccgggcaaaatagCAAAATGTTTTGTGTCGTTTTCATccatggcatttcatctgtcatgttctgagttcaaagttcgctgaggttgactttgactttcgtcCTTTGGaggtcaataagttaagtaccagttatgcactggggtcaatggaattGACTTAACCATTCCCCTGAActagctggccttgtaccaaaatttgaaactatacatgcgtgtttcacacacacacacgttgactTTCTGTTCACTGATAGTCCAGAACCTCTTATAATCTGCACTAATTCAGATGTCTGTATCGCTTCACCATCTATCTGCCATCTCGTCTCTGCTGTTTctcagtgctctctctctctaagtagcTAAGGTGCACTGAATTTACACTGATGGCTAGGCTCTGAAAGAAACACacgaaaagattaaaatattgttggagccagattaaaatattgattgatcAGATTTGTTTTGATCATGTGGGTAATATTCTGGTGAATCGCCACATCAAATATAATGATCTGATTGCTGAATATTCCCACTACACATGTTAGCTGAAACTTTTTACTTgtagaatatagataaaaatgaagaaaatttgcaGAACTGTTTGGTATTAGTACTCTTTGTCTCTCTGCTGCTTGtcttattttgtctgtctgtctgtcttatcttgttttattttgtctgttttggaaAATGGTTAGtatttcagatgtttactgtttctttattttagttcAACAAACACCAAAAAATGGGAAATTGAGCTGCAGACATTGAAAGCCAACAACCAAAGATTGACGACAGCCCTTCAAGAGAGCACAGCAAATGTTGAAGAATGGAAAAAACAACTAGCAGCTTACAAAGAGGAAAATGCCCGACTCAAAAAACGGGTACGGAGAAAATATTTGGTTTATTCAGAGAATCTTCCAGACTAATTAACTCTATCTAATTATCTCAAATGAACCTTTACAAGATTCCCAcctaatggctgtgtggttaagaggcctGCTTTCcaatggttcagtcccactgtggtgcaccttgggcaagtatcttctactatggccctgggccaaccaaagccttgtaaatggattttgggtgacagaaactgaaagaagaccatcgtgtgtgtgtgtttgtttgtttgtccttgtcttggcattgcattataatttttgtatatctagaactacatcatcatttcaaaattgctagtcttgtgtcTACATtagaaaattcttcttcttcctgcaaactagtagaatcattagcacatttgGGAAAgcactgagcactggggtcgttagtcccacccccaccaaaatttcaggccttgtgctgttagtagaaattattattattattattattattattattactacaagtagtagcagcagcagcagcagtattcatcatcatcatcatcatcgtttaacgtccgctttccatgctagcatgggttggacgatttgactgaggactggtgaaaccggatggcaacaccaggctccaatctaaatttggcagagtttctacagctggatgcccttcctaacgccaaccacttcattTTGAGTTCATGCTTCATATTCTGGTTTGAATTCCTactgaggttagctttgcctttcaacctttcagggttgataaaataaaggtcCAGTCAAGTCCTAAggctgctggccttgtaccaaaattagaaagaattattataattaaagtggcaaactggcagCATGTTTGCCTctccgacaaaatgcttagtggcattttgtccgattcATTAtgtcctgagatcaaattctgctgaggtcagctttgcctttcatcttttcagtgttgataaaataaggatcagttAAGCACTGAAACCAATGCAATCAACTGGGCCCCTCCCCCAGcagttcaggccttgtgtctatattagaaagaattagaagccagaaagctggcagaatctttatagtaccagacaaaatgtttgacagtatttctgccagctttttgagttcaaatactatcaAAGTTGACTTTTCCGttcatcaatgaaataaatgccatttgagcactggggtcaagatactcaactaaccccttcccaataaaaaaattcctggctttgtgcccAAATCTGAAGGAATTATTGTTTTCTTggcaatattgtatatttatttgctatCATGGTTGGTTGGAATTAATCTTGTTTATATCTACGtctcaaaaaatattctttcaaaacatttaaattgtcttaacatttatatcttttttttttcttttctttcttcattcatctaattagttttttgttttctttctttttttttcaaattttcttttctttgaaaggTTCAAGAATTAGAATCTTTACCAATGTCTTCAGAACAAAGTAATAATTTAGTAAAAGCAGAACTGTCACAAGTAACTTCCCGTTTAAACCAGGTGCAATTAGATTCTTCAAACAAGATGCAGGTAAAATGGCTACattctatattgtgtgtgtgtgtgtgtgcatctctttgCATGGACAGTACTTCAGAGGAGACTTTGTACATGTCTCCCAGTTACACAACAACATATGAAGATGTGAAATAAAGgactttacttgaaaaacaagtaaagggCTGGTGACAATATATCGCCCCAAGAAGTCTTGTCCAACCCTTACCAGTGGATGCAAAAATGGTGATGTTAATGTTGATTAGTAGTTATCAACTACAGCTCCCAGGGCTGCATGTAGCCTTCAAGCATCCTTATGGCTGCCCCCGACAGtcttctctctataaatataataaattttcctttaattgatttgtgttttactttttttggtATGGCCCTCTAAAAAGGTCCAGGTTTtggatctggcccagatattaaaaaggttgagcaccaatgatgttgatgatgtgtcTAATgagtttctttttcattgtttcacAGGAAATTGAACATCTTCATCGACGTATTAAAGAATTATCAAATGCAGAAGCTGAAAATGCTATTCTCCAGGCTAAAATACaggtaaaataattaaatacaaatcTAAACAAATTCTTGTGACTTCTTTTGTGTCGATAAAGAAGGCAAGTATGCATAACTAAAATGGTTCAGGCTAACCAGGCAACCAGCTGTGTGGTCAAAAGTTGTTTACCAACTTTTGTGTTTGAGTCTTAGACCAAGAGACTTAACTCTCTAATGAACCAATCTGTCTAGAAATAGGTCCCATGGAGTAGGGACAGCAAGTTGCTGTAAACTGTGACAAAGGTCATCTGTGAAACCCTGAGATTTTGTCCAGAATGAGGGTTGCTTCTGACTCTTTTAACACCACAGAAACTAGGGATAAACAAGGAGTTCCGTCAAACACTTGAACGGACAATAACTTATCAGTGCTATTCATATTATGATGATGGCaaaactaaacccccatactttgtatgtatatatatatatatatatatatatatacacacacacacacacacacacacacacaagatagcttctttcagtttccatctacctaatccacttgcaaggtttttgtcggcctgaggctatagcagaagacacttgcccaagttgccacacagtgggactgaacccggaaccatgtgactgggaagcaagcttcctaccacacagccacacctgtaaaTTGACCTGTAAATATCTTTGTGTCATTAAAAcctttccatttgttttcttttgcagaaAATAGATTCTGATAAAGAGAAAGCTACAGTGAAGGCCGAAAATCTACAGCGATTGTTGAATGAAGCGAAATCCACTTATGAACTCGAGAATAACGAAGTACTTGAATTGCACAACCAGCTTAGCAAACAGCTGAAAGAATCACTGGAACTGCAGGAACTTATTGTTGCTACTGTGAAGAGAGAATCTCAAAGTTAACAACACACTATCTCCGAAAGGATTGTGACCGAGATTGTTTGTTTTGACACTGCTTTGAATATCTGTGCAATAGCCGTGCGTTTTGTTGGCTGTGAATGACACATTGATATCAGCTATCAATAACGGCTATGTTCACAGGATAAGTGTTGACTAAACTATAGTGAACAATATAAAGCAGGTGTTTACCTGATGGAGTAATTAAAGGTATTGATCTGAGTAAAAGTTGACTcagacaacaataacagtaacaacaacaaaattattttttaatatgagAATAgcataaattgtaaaaaaaaaaagaaaatcaaaaataacattgcttaaaagaaaaggaattttcAACAATTAGAAGAATGTATGATTTTTTGAAGACAGATAAAACATTTCTACATTTTTTATACTTAATTATGGGTCAAAAGAGTgctcaaaattaattttttcttttttaaatatgtgtgtgaatgtgttatgTATAATATTGAATGCTATATGACTGGTTGTGTGTTTAATGCTACACAGGAAAAACCTAACAAAAACATGGCGATAGAAAAGtaattgattgtgtgtgtgtgtgtgtgtgtgtgtgtgtgtgtgtgtgtgtgtgtgtgcttcaatgCTATGAATATGCTGCATGTAATCATATGAAGGACATGTATTACTAGAGACAGGAGGGTATGTGCACTCAAAGAATGGACAGCAGTACTGtccatgtgtgtgagaaagaaagagaaagggaaagaaaaaagtgaatttACATGTTGCATATGTTGTAACTAAGAACTAGAACaacttgaagaagaagaaaaaaagtgtttGATCTGCCTTCTCTCCTTTTGtcatgttttggttttatttttgctttcctttGTACCAAAACAAATTCTTCtttcaaagaaagaagaaacgaatatagaagtgtgtgtgtgtgtgtgtgtgtgtgtgtgtgtgtgtgtgtgtggcttgatGAATGCTTGTATTTACCAGCAAAtgtaaaagtactcaatacatataaaatagactgtatattttattacttcTTACATTTACAATGCCTGCAACGATTCAAGAAGCTTCAGCTtcaaataataacgataataatgataataataatagcaacacatacacatacacacacacacacagtgatggcgccatgataaaatatatatccaatacactctgtaaagtggttggtgacaaAAGGGACATGCAGCCATAGAAGCCACACCACACATGAAATATGAATAGCAAGTCATGGTCCTCCACACCATCTCGGAAGGCAGTGACTCTGAATAGGAGCTGACTCAGAATGTGAcaacccgtccaacccatgccagcatggaaagcaggcataaaacgatgactatgatgattaCATGTAGACTTTAGCTATAGCATAGGGGTTTTCAATCCAAAATTGAACCTTGGTTTTAATATTTTTGGCTCATAAAAGTATTTGACGACAATTGATTACGCATGTGATTTGTGTGAAATGTTACTCATTTAAGCTGAAACTtccagaattttatttttctctatttcattgtattgaattctttttttttttgttttttgctggaTTGTTTACATCATTGTGTATTTcctttctgtatctgtgtgtatgtgtgtgcatatacaagcgttgtttgtgtgtgtataggtagattgataggtGGATCAAATTTGCTGTGGTAAagttatacagatacacacactctcacgtatatctatatgtacacacacacacacacatagggcaATTATAGATACAGTTAAACAgttaaaagaatagaaataaggGTCACTACAATACAATTTTCAATTCCATTTTACATAGATATTGTTAACAATTGATATTTTGACATCACAAATGCCATATTCATTGCTCataagacaaatacaaaaaaataaaggacAGTTCAGTATAACAAGACATTTGATGTAATTCCACTGTCTAGCCATGTATCTTCCTTCTCCGTAGGCTTTCAGGACATAAAAATGTTCAAACAAGCTTTCATTCAGAAATTCTTCCCAAAGCAAATGACATATCTATACATAATGTCTGTTATGAAAATTTCTCGCTTCGTGTCTTTCTTATAAATGTCTCTAGGGTATAGCTCTCCTCTCTCACACCAACACATTATGTTAAGAACAGTATatgtttctctcttcttcctccttgtttctctctctctctctcagatttgGTTGTGATGCCAACAATTTGtaaccccccccttttttttttatcacctccctctctctttatcaatATATCAGTATACCTAATTGTTGGACCAGTGATTTATTTGTAATTGATAAGTTTATATGGAGCATCTTAAAAGTGCTGCTAAAcatatattactttgcttggaaataggtgagggttggcaacaggaagaacatccagctgtagaaaatctccctcaacaaattgtctgatccatgcaagcatgaaaaagtccATGAGCATTAatcaatgatatatgtgtgtgtgtgtgtgatctttctatttatctatgtatcctgatttgtgtgtatgtatgtgtatgtatgtatatatatatatatatatatatacataccaagaactttctttttattattctactatatatatatatatatatatatatatatatatatatatatccttttgttatttacaccacctgtcctcgtctgttgttgttttttcgtatattctcccatatatatatatatatatatatgtatatatatacatagagaaaagTGGCAAGccggcagagtcattagcacgctggacgaaatgcttagcggtatttttcccattgctatgttctgagttcaaattccaccaaagttgactttgcctttcatccttttgaggtcgatgaaataagtaccagttacgcactggggtcgatgaaattgactatccctctcccccaatttcaggccttgtgcctatagaagaaaagtatatatatgttgagagagagagagagagaatgacacatgtatgtgtgtatataaataacatcATCTTCGTCCCgtatacatgccactggtattTTGGAATTAAGATGGTATTCGCTTTTGGCTGCATGGTATTCTTGGGCATTATCATGCTTTCATCTGGTGAAACTTGAACTTGGAAAATATCTTGGAagctacagttctatatttaagagaagaggaattatgtacattatttacaattgacggatatttgtcctcatcttgtttgttgttaacacaacttttcggctgatatatcctccagccttcatctggtgttttgggggaaatttcaaacctgggttctcattcttaaggtatttttcgatgttattattattattattaaggtcactgcctggaattgaactaaccccaagattccaagtccaattccaggcagtgacctgaataataataataataataataacaacaacataaaaaaatagcttaggaatgagaacccaggttcaaaatttcctcaagacacctgatgaaggctggagggtatatcagctgaaacgttgtgttaacaacaaacaagatgaggacaaatatccatcaatgtaAATAATCTTTGAAGCTGTctttaactacacacatacatataagtgtttatctctctatctgtgtgtgtagataggtacatagatagatatgttggtTAGTTGGGTGATGTTTGCATGTGAAATGAGTATGAAAGGAGGcgggataaaaattcaaattatacCATTTACATATGAAATACAGACAACTACAATTGCTTTATCTGAAGTTGAATGAGTTAAGAGCTTGTTTCATGTGTGAAGTTGTTGTGAGAGCTTCACtgtaacattgtgtgtgtgtctgtcaatgctagtataaaatatttcagtttctgtctaatcaTTGCATGTGGTGAAATAACACCAGTGTTGTTTGCTTTCCATGTTTCTATTGCCTCCCCCCCTTTTTGTTCCTTGACCACTGTCTCTACAGTAGCAGAAAATGTTGGATTTTCTTTACCAATTTCCACTCTTCTTACATTATTAttaggtcaataaattaaggatCAGTTGAACACTTGGATGATATagtcaactagttccctcccacaaaatttcaggccttgtgcctttagtaggattattattattattattattattaagagttaTGAgttaaaagaagcataaaaactTGAAACAAAACGCCATGCAGTACCTTGTCATGGCTCTTTAAATCCTGGGCTTGTCAAATACTAGAATCAGTTTAATCAACAATACTTTCACCCAAATTGAgttctttttttcattaaaattgtaTCCACAACATCTACACATGTAGTATGTGGACCCATCGTCAATGTTGTATCCTGGAGTTATTGGCTGTTTCTGGTCTTACAACAAACACCTTCGTCCAGGCAACCTGACCTGCATCCAAACAGTATTGTACTGACCCAAATGATTACCTCTTTTCAGACAGAGCCCTTtagatcagtgattctcaaccatttttttttatctatgggtCCCTTTCATTACTACTTTAGCCTGGTGGACCCCCAaagctatttgatgtttaaaaaccagTTTTGTAGActcttcttattttgtttttcacacattaacttttgTAAGTTGAACTCttgaaaaacattaaagaaacccAGAtgtttttcatggacccttaaaatactactgtggatccccaatttactattttgcttgtgtggacccccacccaccccaaagTTTATATGGACCCCCTCCCCCAAGTGTCTATGGAATTTGGTTGGGAACCACTATGCTTTTTCAGCAGTCTTTGTTGTTTTCGATGTCTCTTTTTCTGCTCATTCTTGTCATGCTCAGGGTTCCACAGGCCTTACTCAGGGTACAACCTACAAACCCTCAACTTGCCACTTTCCACTCACAAACACCTCATTCTCCACCCATTCTTGTGGCNNNNNNNNNNCTATGCTTTTTCAGCAGTCTTTGTTGTTTTCGATGTCTCTTTTTCTGCTCATTCTTGTCATGCTCAGGGTTCCACAGGCCTTACTCAGGGTACAACCTACAAACCCTCAACTTGCCACTTTCCACTCACAAACACCTCATTCTCCACCCATTCTTGTGGCATGAATTCTAGTTTCAGTGATTTC
Encoded here:
- the LOC106870788 gene encoding homer protein homolog 2 isoform X3 is translated as MPGEQPLFSCRAHVFHMGDQESKKHWIQISKTAAVVHFYYDNARATYRIISVEDSKAVVNSTVTASMVFTKTSQKFGQWSDVSANIVYGLGFSGEKELNQFHDYFEEVKLLTRKHSKSKQEINGAMDNDTLKKTGTTPVNPLCHTRTSSLSSLPISTSNLQDQRRGSLSSSATSLPGNVTEAHLKYENDRLKLALAQSSTNTKKWEIELQTLKANNQRLTTALQESTANVEEWKKQLAAYKEENARLKKRVQELESLPMSSEQSNNLVKAELSQVTSRLNQVQLDSSNKMQEIEHLHRRIKELSNAEAENAILQAKIQKIDSDKEKATVKAENLQRLLNEAKSTYELENNEVLELHNQLSKQLKESLELQELIVATVKRESQS
- the LOC106870788 gene encoding homer protein homolog 2 isoform X2, with the translated sequence MNSGEQPLFSCRAHVFHMGDQESKKHWIQISKTAAVVHFYYDNARATYRIISVEDSKAVVNSTVTASMVFTKTSQKFGQWSDVSANIVYGLGFSGEKELNQFHDYFEEVKLLTRKHSKSKQEINGAMDNDTLKKTGTTPVNPLCHTRTSSLSSLPISTSNLQDQRRGSLSSSATSLPGNVTEAHLKYENDRLKLALAQSSTNTKKWEIELQTLKANNQRLTTALQESTANVEEWKKQLAAYKEENARLKKRVQELESLPMSSEQSNNLVKAELSQVTSRLNQVQLDSSNKMQEIEHLHRRIKELSNAEAENAILQAKIQKIDSDKEKATVKAENLQRLLNEAKSTYELENNEVLELHNQLSKQLKESLELQELIVATVKRESQS
- the LOC106870788 gene encoding homer protein homolog 2 isoform X1, which gives rise to MTLFTMKNSRIYGITNSFREQPLFSCRAHVFHMGDQESKKHWIQISKTAAVVHFYYDNARATYRIISVEDSKAVVNSTVTASMVFTKTSQKFGQWSDVSANIVYGLGFSGEKELNQFHDYFEEVKLLTRKHSKSKQEINGAMDNDTLKKTGTTPVNPLCHTRTSSLSSLPISTSNLQDQRRGSLSSSATSLPGNVTEAHLKYENDRLKLALAQSSTNTKKWEIELQTLKANNQRLTTALQESTANVEEWKKQLAAYKEENARLKKRVQELESLPMSSEQSNNLVKAELSQVTSRLNQVQLDSSNKMQEIEHLHRRIKELSNAEAENAILQAKIQKIDSDKEKATVKAENLQRLLNEAKSTYELENNEVLELHNQLSKQLKESLELQELIVATVKRESQS